The Gimibacter soli genome includes a region encoding these proteins:
- a CDS encoding TonB-dependent receptor, which yields MEKISGSAAVHLRMTKLLAAASLISVAITGAALAQDGAGAAEDEADVLDEIVVTGFRQSLTAAINVKKNSTSAVDAIVAEDIAKFPDQNLAESLQRIPGISIQRDAGEGRSITVRGLGAQFTRVRLNGMETITTSTDGASANRDRSFDFNVFASELFNSIVVRKTAEASLDEGSLGAVIDLNTGNPLSYDEGTTFVASAKAQYNDLSEDLSPRVAALGAWVNDEKTFGISASVAFSDYETLEMGNNSVRWQQARFRSVGGVSCADANAACDEVANAFHPRIPRYGEVGHDRQRLGATASIQFAPSEATKVSIDGLYSKFEETRTEKWGEVLFRGNEGTMDIRDYVIQGTNMISATVDNAWVRIEDYRRDSSTEFHQLSAKLEQDITDTFRIELLGGFSQSDADIPLETTIIFDDRDTTGYSYDYSNMKTPVLSFGPGIDDPTAFQFAEFRDRPSFLTNKFRNLALDAEWDVNDNIQLVSGAMYRRFSFDTVGYRRDSTYCSAFTCEPGTYGAPVTADLADMFELGDAGQPSGNTNSWVVPNMAAAADLIDLYGREAALRQAEDRGVIETVKGGFLQANLTGEMGNMAISANAGMRYAHTKQSSTGFNNGTEVTVERTYDDWLPSANLAIFPTPEFAIRAAVAKVITRPTLGSLTPGGSVDGFNYRVTSGNPFLTPYRATNFDLAFEWYFMDDAIASVALFKKDIKSFPISTTTTGTYASTGLPLSLIDPGSPAAANPEGRPWEIRSTGDGPGANVKGVEFSVQTPFTFLPGVWSNFGTILNLTLVDSDVDYEIGGNIYTEPLLGLSKKAANGTLYYEDEKFSARVSVAYRGGYIDGTSATNNIFEGYNSSMNVDASIRYEIMDGLEVSLEGINLTDDYRDRYTDLYEQRNYEYNHYGRVFMFGVRYKL from the coding sequence ATGGAAAAGATTTCCGGCAGTGCAGCCGTTCATCTGCGCATGACGAAACTGCTCGCAGCAGCGTCCTTGATCAGCGTTGCCATCACCGGCGCCGCACTGGCACAGGACGGCGCGGGCGCAGCAGAGGATGAAGCTGACGTTCTCGACGAGATCGTCGTGACCGGCTTCCGCCAGTCGCTGACAGCCGCCATCAATGTGAAGAAAAACTCGACGTCGGCAGTGGATGCCATCGTGGCCGAGGATATCGCCAAATTCCCGGATCAGAACCTAGCCGAATCGCTGCAGCGCATCCCCGGCATCTCGATCCAGCGTGACGCGGGCGAAGGCCGTTCGATCACAGTTCGCGGCCTTGGAGCGCAGTTCACCCGCGTTCGCCTGAACGGGATGGAGACGATCACGACCTCCACCGACGGTGCGTCGGCCAACCGCGACCGGTCGTTCGACTTCAACGTCTTCGCGTCGGAACTGTTCAACTCGATCGTTGTTCGCAAAACCGCTGAAGCTTCGCTTGATGAAGGCTCGCTCGGCGCGGTGATCGACCTCAATACCGGCAACCCGCTTAGCTACGATGAAGGCACCACCTTCGTGGCGTCCGCCAAGGCCCAGTATAACGACCTGAGCGAAGATCTTTCGCCCCGTGTCGCCGCCCTTGGCGCCTGGGTGAATGACGAGAAGACCTTTGGTATTTCCGCCTCGGTTGCCTTCTCCGACTATGAAACGCTCGAAATGGGCAACAACAGCGTACGCTGGCAGCAAGCCCGTTTCCGTTCAGTCGGTGGTGTTAGCTGTGCTGATGCGAACGCCGCTTGCGACGAAGTCGCCAATGCCTTCCACCCGCGCATTCCGCGTTATGGCGAAGTCGGCCATGACCGCCAGCGTCTCGGCGCCACCGCGTCGATCCAGTTTGCGCCTTCGGAAGCGACCAAGGTCTCTATCGACGGTCTCTATTCGAAATTTGAAGAGACCCGCACCGAGAAATGGGGCGAAGTTCTGTTCCGCGGCAACGAAGGCACCATGGACATCCGCGATTATGTGATCCAGGGCACCAACATGATTTCTGCCACGGTCGATAACGCCTGGGTACGGATCGAGGATTACCGCCGCGACAGCTCGACCGAGTTCCATCAGCTTTCCGCCAAACTCGAACAGGACATCACCGACACGTTCCGCATCGAACTTCTCGGCGGCTTCTCGCAGTCGGACGCCGATATCCCGCTTGAAACCACGATTATCTTCGATGACCGCGACACCACGGGCTATAGCTACGACTATTCGAACATGAAGACCCCGGTCCTGTCGTTTGGCCCCGGCATCGACGACCCGACCGCCTTCCAGTTCGCCGAGTTCCGTGACCGTCCGTCCTTCCTGACGAACAAGTTCCGTAACCTCGCGCTTGATGCCGAATGGGATGTGAACGACAACATCCAGCTTGTCAGTGGCGCCATGTACCGCCGCTTCAGCTTCGATACCGTCGGCTATCGCCGCGACAGCACCTATTGCTCGGCCTTCACTTGTGAGCCTGGCACCTATGGCGCACCGGTAACGGCTGATCTCGCAGACATGTTCGAACTTGGAGACGCTGGCCAGCCTTCGGGCAACACCAACAGCTGGGTTGTGCCGAACATGGCAGCGGCCGCTGACCTGATCGATCTTTACGGCCGCGAAGCAGCCCTGCGCCAGGCAGAAGATCGCGGTGTGATCGAAACTGTGAAGGGCGGCTTCCTGCAAGCCAACCTGACCGGCGAAATGGGTAACATGGCCATTTCGGCAAATGCCGGCATGCGCTACGCGCACACCAAGCAATCGTCGACCGGCTTTAATAACGGCACGGAAGTGACCGTGGAGCGCACCTATGACGACTGGCTGCCGTCGGCAAACCTCGCCATCTTCCCGACGCCGGAATTTGCAATCCGCGCGGCTGTTGCCAAGGTGATCACCCGCCCGACTCTCGGCAGCCTTACCCCTGGCGGTTCGGTTGACGGCTTCAACTACCGCGTCACCTCGGGCAACCCGTTCCTGACGCCCTACCGCGCCACGAACTTTGACCTTGCGTTCGAATGGTACTTCATGGACGACGCAATCGCTTCGGTCGCCCTGTTCAAGAAGGACATCAAGAGCTTCCCGATCAGCACCACGACAACTGGCACCTATGCCTCGACCGGCCTGCCGCTGTCGCTGATCGATCCGGGCTCACCGGCTGCTGCCAATCCCGAAGGCCGCCCGTGGGAAATCCGTTCCACCGGCGATGGCCCCGGTGCCAACGTGAAAGGTGTTGAATTCTCGGTTCAGACCCCCTTCACCTTCCTGCCGGGTGTCTGGTCGAACTTCGGCACGATCCTGAACCTGACCCTGGTGGACAGCGACGTCGATTACGAGATTGGCGGCAACATCTATACCGAACCGCTCCTTGGTCTGTCGAAGAAGGCTGCCAACGGCACGCTCTATTATGAAGACGAGAAATTCTCGGCTCGTGTCTCGGTTGCCTATCGCGGCGGTTATATCGACGGCACCAGTGCAACGAACAACATTTTCGAGGGCTACAACAGCTCGATGAACGTCGACGCATCGATCCGCTACGAGATCATGGATGGCCTCGAAGTCTCGCTTGAGGGCATCAACCTCACCGACGACTATCGCGACCGCTACACCGATCTCTATGAACAGCGGAACTATGAGTACAACCATTACGGCCGCGTGTTCATGTTTGGCGTCCGTTACAAACTCTAG
- a CDS encoding family 43 glycosylhydrolase: MSIERRTLLKFLMGGSALALMPARLMGGAAFAQGSRSISSLDPYADMRWGKGFEGQRKADLGNGTFLNPVFAGDHPDPSILKDGDDYYLTFSSFDSYPGILIWHSRDLVNWTPLTAALTKPIGSVWAPDLIKHDGRYYCYIPARFPDYRSIYVIHADSIEGPWSDPIDLKLHQHIDPGHAVAEDGTRYLFLSGGDRVKLTPDGLATDGGVEHVYEPWRYPSDWVVETFAPEGPKLMKRGEYYYVVTAVGGTAGPPTGHMVIMARSKSLDGPWEDAPNNPVIRTESATEKWWSRGHATIIEGPDGGWWMIYHGYENGYWTLGRQTLLEPVEWTADGWIKPLGGDLSSPIKKPVDLGPQPHGMPLSDNFTANRFGVQWAFYDPAPDEMSRVNYGDRSLTLKAKGTSPADCAPITCICGDQSYRIEIDLEIDDATEAGLLLFYNRRLYAGLGLGPDGFMMHRYGLSRPRGAIPGQRDPGKPAKPVRAMRLRLTNRQNILTIHTSQNGGKTWDKFDVQMEVSGYHHNVAYDFLSLRPAFYAAGKGEARFRNFTYETLHDD, encoded by the coding sequence ATGTCGATCGAACGCCGGACTTTGCTGAAATTCCTGATGGGCGGCAGTGCCCTCGCCCTGATGCCCGCGCGCCTGATGGGCGGCGCCGCCTTCGCGCAGGGCTCGCGCTCCATATCATCCCTTGATCCCTATGCCGATATGCGCTGGGGCAAAGGTTTCGAAGGGCAGCGCAAGGCCGACCTCGGCAACGGCACCTTCCTCAATCCCGTGTTCGCCGGCGACCATCCTGATCCGTCGATCCTGAAGGACGGGGACGACTATTATCTGACCTTCTCCAGCTTCGACAGCTATCCCGGCATCCTGATCTGGCACAGCCGCGACCTGGTGAACTGGACGCCACTGACAGCCGCCCTCACCAAACCCATCGGGTCGGTCTGGGCGCCGGACCTGATCAAGCATGACGGTCGCTATTATTGCTATATCCCGGCGCGCTTCCCCGATTACCGCTCGATCTATGTGATCCACGCGGACAGTATCGAAGGCCCGTGGTCGGACCCCATCGACCTGAAACTGCACCAGCATATCGACCCCGGCCATGCGGTTGCCGAAGACGGCACACGCTACCTGTTCCTGTCGGGCGGCGACCGGGTGAAACTCACCCCTGATGGCCTCGCCACCGACGGCGGGGTTGAACATGTGTACGAGCCCTGGCGCTACCCGAGCGACTGGGTCGTCGAGACCTTCGCCCCCGAAGGCCCGAAGCTGATGAAGCGCGGCGAATACTATTATGTGGTCACGGCCGTGGGCGGCACCGCCGGCCCGCCGACCGGGCATATGGTGATCATGGCGCGCTCCAAATCACTCGATGGCCCTTGGGAAGACGCCCCCAACAATCCGGTGATCCGCACCGAAAGTGCGACCGAGAAATGGTGGTCGCGCGGGCATGCCACCATTATCGAAGGGCCAGATGGCGGCTGGTGGATGATCTATCACGGCTATGAAAACGGCTACTGGACGCTCGGCCGCCAGACGCTCCTCGAGCCCGTGGAATGGACTGCCGACGGCTGGATCAAACCGCTTGGTGGTGATCTTTCCTCGCCGATCAAAAAGCCTGTCGACCTTGGCCCCCAGCCGCACGGGATGCCGCTCAGTGACAATTTCACAGCGAACCGCTTCGGCGTTCAGTGGGCCTTCTATGACCCGGCACCCGATGAAATGAGCCGCGTGAATTATGGCGACCGCAGCCTGACGCTGAAGGCCAAGGGCACCTCGCCCGCCGACTGCGCGCCCATCACCTGCATCTGCGGGGATCAGTCCTACCGGATCGAAATCGATCTCGAGATTGACGACGCCACCGAAGCAGGCTTGCTCCTTTTCTATAACCGGCGCCTCTATGCCGGGCTCGGGCTTGGGCCTGACGGTTTCATGATGCACCGCTATGGCCTCAGCCGCCCGCGCGGTGCCATCCCCGGCCAGCGCGACCCCGGCAAGCCGGCCAAGCCCGTTCGAGCCATGCGGCTGCGCCTCACGAACCGCCAGAATATCCTGACGATCCATACGAGCCAGAATGGCGGCAAGACATGGGACAAGTTCGACGTGCAGATGGAAGTTTCAGGCTATCATCATAATGTGGCCTATGATTTCCTGAGCCTGAGGCCTGCCTTCTATGCCGCTGGCAAAGGTGAGGCCCGCTTCCGCAACTTCACCTATGAGACCCTCCATGACGATTGA
- a CDS encoding alpha/beta hydrolase encodes MTIEQYLRPLALGLALALAPAVNAQTSAPTTPAAVPTATPDPAETIDLWPVGALTVPAGLTETVDERSTEAGISDRAVKGISVPRMVVFRPKVPNGDALLITPGGGYKHVVVDKEGYEVARELSAEGVTVFVLFYRLPGEGWEGRSDVPLADAQRAMRLIRARATSYGIDPERVAAMGFSAGGHLCADLATRFDTPVYAPVDAADEQSAKPLFAAPIYPVVSMSAPAAHMGSRHFLIGDEATKAQEEAHSPQFHVTAKVPPVFLLHAENDEAVPVDNSLMLRAALVAHDVPVETHLFEKGGHGFGLRKATGLPVADWLDLFRAFARDHGWQKPDSVHK; translated from the coding sequence ATGACGATTGAGCAGTATCTTCGCCCGCTCGCCCTCGGCCTCGCACTCGCCTTGGCACCGGCGGTGAACGCGCAGACCTCGGCGCCTACGACACCGGCAGCGGTGCCGACCGCAACGCCAGATCCTGCCGAGACCATCGACCTGTGGCCGGTGGGCGCCCTGACCGTCCCCGCTGGCCTCACCGAAACAGTGGACGAACGTAGCACGGAAGCCGGGATCAGCGACCGCGCCGTGAAGGGCATCAGCGTGCCGCGCATGGTGGTGTTCCGCCCCAAGGTGCCGAACGGCGATGCGCTCCTCATCACACCCGGTGGCGGCTACAAGCATGTGGTTGTCGACAAGGAAGGCTATGAGGTCGCCCGCGAACTCAGCGCCGAAGGCGTCACGGTCTTCGTGCTTTTCTACCGCTTGCCGGGTGAAGGCTGGGAAGGCCGGTCCGATGTGCCGCTTGCCGATGCGCAGCGCGCCATGCGGCTGATCCGCGCGCGGGCGACAAGCTACGGGATCGATCCGGAACGTGTCGCCGCCATGGGCTTCTCGGCCGGGGGGCATCTCTGTGCCGATCTTGCCACGCGCTTCGACACACCGGTCTATGCCCCTGTCGATGCCGCTGACGAGCAATCGGCGAAGCCCTTGTTCGCAGCCCCTATCTATCCGGTTGTCTCGATGAGCGCCCCTGCCGCCCATATGGGTTCGCGCCATTTCCTGATCGGGGATGAGGCCACAAAGGCGCAGGAAGAAGCACATTCACCGCAGTTTCATGTAACTGCAAAGGTTCCGCCCGTCTTCCTGCTGCATGCGGAAAATGACGAGGCCGTGCCGGTGGATAACAGCCTGATGCTGCGCGCCGCACTTGTGGCCCATGACGTGCCGGTTGAAACCCACCTTTTCGAGAAAGGCGGCCATGGTTTCGGCCTCCGGAAGGCTACCGGCCTGCCGGTTGCCGACTGGCTCGACCTCTTCCGGGCCTTTGCCCGCGACCATGGCTGGCAGAAGCCTGATAGCGTTCACAAATAA
- a CDS encoding TonB-dependent receptor, producing MSKIMSRRRAWLAATALTTAIVATPAALAGTVTGKVIDASGTSALQAAQVTIVELRRVTNTASDGTFRFVDVPAGTYTVRVRYAGAGEETQQITVSESGDVSVQVTLAAAGNGDVREEILVVGQRANLLSSLARQRASDTVDSVLTRDAMGQFPDQNVAESLRRAPGLNILNDQGEGRFVSVRGLDPNLNAASINGSRVPAPESDVRSVALDVIPSELIESIEVKKSLTPDMDGDTIGASIEINTTSAFDREKPFVTVKAEGSYNDLRDTATPKGSVDFSTRIGERFGIAGGVSYYKRKFSTDNVEMDDWEETDDGDAYAETLEYRDYDVDRERIGATLSLDFKASDSTTLFARGLYSRFEDQEFRRRLTIQVNEEPSAVSGSTATFLSDDGEIEVERDLKDRFEVQKIASFTAGGKTVSGPWEIKYEGSYSEASEKENGSVDPVVFKSSWEDPGQLGVMFDYSNLQRPAYSILNGGDLFTDALSYEFDELERTTLSDAKDKEYGFKIDMKRTFVLDSGEFDLQAGVKPRFRKKRYDANIDVFDGYDGDLTLADVVGKQSYSLADIEPVVGTDAWRSFLDASGYGAFELNQFDTDAASAEADYSAKENILAGYLMGRFDNEAIRVIGGVRVERTKTTLNGNVLEMIEEGAEVDGVPLEEDTVFVTPVSFKNEYTDWLPSLNIRANAAEDVVLRFGAYKSVVRPNFGQMAPRFLVEENDENEREGEFGNPNLKPYKAWNFDASAEYYFDKNAGVTAGIFYKSIKDFIVDAEFEEVTFNGVYADEALIRINGDKAKVKGFEFSYQQAFTMLPAPFDGLLTNINYTYTDAEGDVLDRTIALPSASKHTFNMVLGYEKDRLSLRVAGTYRDGYLDELGGDPEEDRYVKDHFQVDVSAKYEIMDDVQLFAELVNLNNAKYTAYRKGPGADRLLQFEEYKWTAKFGVRATF from the coding sequence ATGTCGAAGATCATGTCGCGTCGTCGCGCCTGGCTTGCCGCCACGGCCCTGACCACCGCCATCGTTGCCACCCCCGCCGCCCTCGCCGGTACTGTTACCGGTAAAGTCATCGATGCCTCGGGCACCAGTGCCCTGCAGGCCGCGCAGGTCACCATCGTTGAATTGCGCCGTGTGACGAACACCGCCAGCGATGGCACCTTCCGTTTCGTGGATGTACCCGCCGGCACCTATACCGTGCGCGTTCGCTACGCCGGTGCAGGCGAAGAAACGCAGCAGATCACCGTCAGCGAAAGCGGCGATGTTTCGGTGCAGGTAACCCTCGCCGCCGCCGGCAACGGCGATGTGCGTGAAGAGATCCTTGTTGTTGGCCAGCGCGCCAACCTCCTCTCCTCGCTCGCCCGCCAGCGCGCCTCCGACACCGTCGACAGCGTCCTGACCCGCGACGCCATGGGCCAGTTCCCTGACCAGAACGTGGCGGAATCGCTGCGCCGTGCGCCGGGCCTCAACATCCTCAACGACCAGGGCGAAGGCCGCTTCGTGTCGGTTCGCGGCCTTGACCCGAACCTCAACGCTGCCTCGATCAACGGCAGCCGCGTACCGGCGCCCGAATCCGATGTGCGCTCGGTCGCCCTTGATGTGATCCCGTCGGAACTGATTGAATCGATCGAGGTGAAAAAGTCGCTGACCCCGGATATGGACGGCGACACCATCGGTGCCTCGATTGAGATCAACACCACGAGCGCCTTCGACCGTGAAAAGCCCTTCGTGACCGTGAAGGCCGAGGGCTCCTACAACGACCTCCGCGATACCGCGACCCCCAAGGGCAGCGTTGACTTCTCGACCCGCATCGGCGAGCGCTTCGGCATCGCCGGCGGTGTCAGCTATTACAAGCGCAAATTCTCCACCGACAACGTCGAGATGGACGACTGGGAAGAAACCGACGACGGCGACGCCTATGCCGAAACGCTTGAATACCGCGACTATGATGTCGACCGCGAGCGCATCGGCGCCACCCTCTCGCTCGATTTCAAGGCAAGCGACAGCACCACGCTTTTTGCCCGCGGCCTCTATAGCCGCTTCGAAGACCAGGAATTCCGCCGCCGCCTGACCATCCAGGTGAACGAGGAACCCTCAGCGGTCAGCGGCAGCACCGCGACCTTCCTGTCAGACGACGGCGAGATCGAGGTCGAGCGTGACCTGAAGGACCGTTTCGAGGTCCAGAAGATCGCTTCCTTCACTGCAGGTGGCAAAACGGTCAGCGGCCCGTGGGAAATCAAATATGAAGGCAGCTACTCGGAAGCGTCCGAAAAGGAAAACGGCTCGGTTGACCCCGTTGTCTTCAAATCCAGTTGGGAAGATCCGGGCCAGCTTGGCGTGATGTTCGATTATTCGAACCTGCAACGCCCGGCCTATTCGATCCTCAATGGCGGCGATCTTTTCACCGACGCCTTGTCCTACGAATTCGACGAACTGGAGCGCACCACGCTCTCGGACGCGAAAGACAAGGAATATGGCTTCAAGATCGATATGAAGCGCACCTTCGTATTGGATAGCGGCGAGTTCGACCTGCAAGCCGGCGTCAAGCCACGCTTCCGCAAGAAACGCTACGACGCCAATATCGATGTGTTCGATGGCTATGATGGCGACCTGACGCTCGCCGACGTTGTTGGCAAGCAGAGCTACAGCCTTGCCGATATCGAGCCGGTCGTTGGCACCGACGCATGGCGGTCGTTCCTTGATGCCAGCGGCTATGGCGCCTTCGAGCTGAACCAGTTCGACACCGATGCCGCCTCGGCCGAAGCCGACTATTCGGCCAAGGAAAACATCCTTGCCGGTTACCTGATGGGCCGCTTCGATAATGAAGCGATCCGCGTGATCGGCGGTGTGCGTGTTGAACGTACCAAGACGACGCTCAACGGCAATGTCCTCGAGATGATCGAGGAAGGCGCCGAAGTGGACGGCGTGCCGCTTGAAGAAGACACCGTCTTCGTCACGCCTGTCTCCTTCAAGAATGAATATACCGACTGGCTGCCGAGCCTCAATATCCGCGCCAATGCGGCAGAAGATGTTGTCCTGCGCTTCGGTGCCTACAAATCGGTTGTTCGCCCGAACTTCGGCCAGATGGCCCCGCGCTTCCTTGTTGAAGAAAACGACGAGAACGAGCGCGAAGGCGAGTTCGGCAACCCGAACCTGAAGCCCTACAAAGCCTGGAACTTTGACGCCAGCGCCGAATATTATTTCGACAAGAACGCAGGCGTCACCGCCGGCATCTTCTACAAGTCGATCAAGGACTTCATCGTGGATGCCGAGTTTGAGGAAGTCACCTTCAACGGCGTTTATGCCGACGAAGCGCTGATCCGCATCAACGGCGACAAGGCGAAGGTCAAAGGCTTCGAATTCTCGTACCAGCAAGCCTTCACCATGCTGCCGGCACCTTTCGACGGGCTGCTGACCAACATCAACTATACCTACACCGACGCTGAAGGCGACGTGCTGGACCGCACCATCGCGCTGCCGTCCGCTTCGAAGCACACCTTCAACATGGTGCTTGGTTACGAGAAGGACCGCCTGAGCCTGCGCGTTGCCGGCACCTACCGTGACGGGTATCTCGATGAGCTCGGCGGCGATCCGGAAGAAGACCGGTATGTGAAGGATCACTTCCAGGTCGACGTCAGCGCCAAGTATGAAATCATGGATGATGTTCAGCTCTTCGCCGAGCTCGTGAACCTCAACAATGCGAAATACACGGCCTACCGCAAGGGGCCAGGGGCTGACCGCCTGCTGCAGTTCGAAGAATATAAATGGACGGCCAAGTTCGGCGTTCGCGCCACCTTCTAA
- a CDS encoding phytase — protein MFSKQTMIDLATAALLAGLASACMPEVEHDHFAVGPGVGVPAAVETAPVEAGDDAADDPAIWVNPADASASLVLGTNKKGGLYSYRLDGTVHQFLPLGRLNNVDLRPDVTVGDATITLVAATNRTDQSITLLTLDPATGMMADAADGVQATGFADPYGLCLYTSRTSGKSYVIANDKDGTYKQWEVTAGTAGKVKLQEVRTFAVGSTAEGCVADDETGMLYINEEDVALYAYKAEPDAGNDRSVIATVADTAVLKDDLEGVALYDAGNGEGYIVASSQGNNSYALFDRKAPHAYVGSFHVTASADGKVDGTSETDGLEVTSAALGDAFPEGLFVAQDGLNTDPEARQNFKLVSWAGIAAALEAAKQ, from the coding sequence ATGTTTTCGAAACAGACCATGATCGATCTGGCAACCGCCGCCCTCCTTGCCGGGCTCGCCAGCGCCTGCATGCCGGAAGTCGAGCATGACCATTTTGCCGTCGGCCCCGGCGTCGGCGTACCGGCCGCCGTTGAAACTGCACCCGTGGAAGCAGGTGACGACGCAGCTGACGATCCGGCCATCTGGGTGAATCCGGCTGACGCTTCGGCGAGCCTTGTGCTTGGCACCAACAAGAAAGGCGGGCTCTATAGCTACCGTCTGGACGGCACGGTGCATCAGTTCCTGCCGCTTGGCCGCCTGAACAATGTGGACCTGCGCCCGGATGTGACGGTTGGTGATGCCACCATCACGCTCGTCGCGGCCACAAACCGCACGGACCAGAGCATCACGCTTCTGACGCTTGACCCGGCAACCGGCATGATGGCGGACGCTGCGGACGGCGTACAGGCCACCGGCTTTGCCGACCCTTACGGCCTTTGCCTCTATACCAGCCGCACATCGGGCAAATCCTATGTCATAGCGAACGACAAGGACGGCACCTACAAACAGTGGGAAGTCACCGCAGGCACTGCCGGCAAGGTGAAGCTGCAAGAGGTGCGCACCTTCGCAGTCGGCAGCACCGCCGAAGGCTGTGTGGCGGACGATGAAACCGGCATGCTTTACATCAACGAGGAAGATGTTGCGCTTTATGCCTACAAGGCTGAACCGGATGCCGGCAACGACCGCAGCGTGATTGCCACGGTGGCTGACACGGCTGTCCTCAAAGACGATCTGGAAGGTGTGGCACTTTATGACGCCGGCAACGGCGAGGGCTATATCGTGGCCTCAAGCCAGGGCAACAATAGCTATGCGCTGTTCGACCGCAAGGCCCCGCACGCCTATGTGGGCTCGTTCCATGTAACGGCCAGCGCCGACGGCAAGGTGGATGGCACCTCGGAAACCGACGGGCTGGAAGTCACATCCGCCGCCCTTGGTGATGCCTTCCCCGAAGGCCTGTTTGTGGCGCAGGACGGCCTCAATACCGATCCCGAAGCCCGCCAGAATTTCAAACTGGTGTCGTGGGCCGGGATTGCGGCGGCACTCGAAGCCGCCAAGCAATAA
- a CDS encoding MBL fold metallo-hydrolase — translation MKMGKLIIGVVAVVAVAAAVFHHYREPIADRLYAKQVKERMGRDHLAGLKDGLHAAFCGTGSPLPDPTRAPACTLVIAGTHLFVVDSGAGSTANILMMGLSAGRIEAAFLTHYHSDHIGGLGDLAMQRWVGTGNTAPLPVYGPDGVEGVVEGFNKAYALDDIYRPAHHGEDIVPPSGAGMVARSFSLQGMAPAIVYDAGDLTVRAVLVDHDPVKPAVAYRFDYGGRSLVVSGDLDAKASAGFKALAAGADLLIVEALQPKLVARITEGAEATGNTRLAKITRDILDYHTTPEEAADAATAAGAKALVLTHVVPALPSKILYPAFVGEAGARFDGPIRVAEDGMAVSLPAGRTDVTFTDWF, via the coding sequence ATGAAAATGGGCAAGCTGATCATCGGCGTCGTTGCCGTTGTCGCTGTGGCGGCTGCAGTGTTCCACCACTACCGCGAACCGATTGCTGACCGGCTTTATGCGAAGCAGGTGAAGGAACGCATGGGGCGCGACCATCTGGCGGGCCTGAAGGACGGCCTGCATGCGGCCTTCTGCGGAACGGGATCGCCGCTCCCCGACCCCACCCGCGCGCCTGCCTGCACCCTCGTGATCGCCGGAACCCATCTCTTTGTGGTGGATTCGGGGGCAGGCAGCACGGCCAACATACTGATGATGGGCCTGTCCGCCGGGCGGATCGAGGCGGCCTTCCTGACACATTATCATTCCGACCATATCGGCGGCCTTGGCGACCTCGCCATGCAGCGCTGGGTCGGCACCGGCAATACGGCGCCTTTGCCCGTTTATGGCCCGGACGGTGTGGAAGGCGTGGTTGAAGGCTTTAACAAGGCCTATGCACTGGATGATATCTACCGGCCGGCGCATCACGGCGAAGATATCGTGCCGCCCTCGGGCGCGGGGATGGTGGCGCGGTCCTTCAGCCTGCAGGGCATGGCCCCCGCCATCGTGTATGACGCGGGCGACCTCACGGTTCGTGCCGTGCTTGTGGACCATGATCCGGTGAAGCCAGCCGTTGCCTACCGCTTCGATTATGGCGGCAGGTCGCTTGTGGTGAGCGGTGATCTGGATGCGAAAGCCTCGGCCGGTTTCAAGGCGTTGGCAGCGGGGGCGGATCTCCTGATCGTCGAAGCATTGCAGCCGAAGCTCGTTGCACGCATTACAGAAGGCGCGGAGGCCACAGGCAATACGCGGCTCGCAAAGATCACCCGCGATATCCTTGATTATCACACGACGCCCGAAGAAGCGGCGGACGCGGCAACGGCTGCTGGCGCGAAGGCGCTGGTGCTGACCCATGTGGTGCCGGCGCTGCCTTCCAAAATCCTGTATCCGGCCTTTGTGGGAGAGGCGGGCGCACGCTTTGATGGCCCCATCCGTGTGGCGGAAGACGGCATGGCGGTGTCGCTGCCCGCAGGCAGAACGGACGTGACCTTCACAGACTGGTTCTGA